In one window of Pseudomonas benzenivorans DNA:
- a CDS encoding sodium-dependent transporter translates to MSQDSIVAGSYAGASSSAGRGLWSSRWAFFLAATGSAVGLGNIWKFPYITGENGGGAFVLVYLACILVIGIPLLMAEVMIGRRGRANPEGAMAVLAKQAGASRHWRILGSVAVLTGFLILSFYAVVAGWAVAYAPAAALGEFAGLDGERSGALFGAMLGDPWKLAGFGTLVLLVTLGIVALGVREGLERALRFMMPGLFLLLLVLVGYAATTGHFMAAVSFLFDADFSKLSAQSVLVALGHAFFTLSLASGAMMAYGSYLPAGTSIARTALMVALADTGVALLAGLAIFPLVFANGLEPGAGPGLIFVTLPIAFGQMPLGQLVGGLFFVMLAIAALTSAISLSEPTISWLSEKFGIGRLKAVLLSGLALWLLSLGTVFSFNAWSEFTLFGKTFFDCLDYLTTNLLMPLGGLGTVLFTGWVLSRESVQEALGLDNPQLFKLWWQVLRWVTPLGILVVFLHTLGLFG, encoded by the coding sequence ATGAGTCAAGACAGCATCGTCGCCGGTAGCTACGCCGGCGCCTCCAGCAGCGCCGGCCGTGGCCTGTGGTCGTCGCGCTGGGCCTTCTTCCTGGCCGCCACCGGCTCGGCCGTGGGCCTGGGTAATATCTGGAAGTTCCCCTACATCACCGGCGAGAACGGCGGCGGTGCCTTCGTCCTGGTCTACCTGGCCTGCATCCTGGTGATCGGCATTCCGCTGCTGATGGCCGAGGTGATGATCGGCCGCCGCGGTCGGGCCAACCCTGAGGGCGCCATGGCCGTCCTGGCCAAGCAGGCCGGGGCCAGTCGCCATTGGCGCATCCTCGGCAGCGTGGCGGTGCTGACCGGCTTCCTGATCCTCAGCTTCTATGCGGTGGTCGCCGGCTGGGCGGTGGCCTATGCACCGGCCGCCGCCCTGGGCGAGTTCGCCGGGCTGGACGGCGAGCGCAGCGGCGCGCTGTTCGGCGCCATGCTCGGCGATCCCTGGAAGCTGGCCGGCTTCGGCACCCTGGTGCTGCTGGTGACCCTGGGTATAGTGGCCTTGGGCGTGCGCGAGGGCCTGGAGCGCGCGCTGCGTTTCATGATGCCGGGGTTGTTCCTGTTGCTGCTGGTGCTGGTGGGTTATGCCGCCACCACCGGGCATTTCATGGCGGCGGTAAGCTTCCTGTTCGATGCCGATTTCAGCAAGCTCAGCGCCCAGAGCGTGCTGGTGGCCCTGGGGCATGCCTTCTTCACCCTCAGCCTGGCCAGCGGCGCGATGATGGCGTACGGCTCCTACCTGCCGGCCGGCACTTCGATCGCCCGGACCGCGCTCATGGTCGCCCTGGCCGATACCGGGGTGGCGCTGCTGGCGGGCCTGGCGATCTTCCCGCTGGTGTTCGCCAACGGCCTGGAGCCGGGCGCGGGGCCGGGGCTGATCTTCGTCACCCTGCCGATCGCCTTCGGCCAGATGCCGCTGGGCCAGCTGGTCGGCGGGCTGTTCTTCGTCATGCTGGCGATCGCCGCCCTGACCTCGGCGATCTCCCTGAGCGAGCCGACCATCTCCTGGCTCAGCGAGAAGTTCGGCATCGGCCGTCTCAAGGCGGTGCTGCTCAGCGGCCTGGCCCTGTGGCTGCTGAGCCTGGGCACGGTGTTCTCGTTCAACGCCTGGAGCGAGTTCACCCTGTTCGGCAAGACCTTCTTCGACTGCCTGGACTACCTGACCACCAACCTGCTGATGCCGCTCGGCGGCCTGGGCACCGTGCTGTTCACCGGCTGGGTGTTGAGCCGCGAGAGCGTCCAGGAGGCCTTGGGTCTGGACAACCCGCAGCTGTTCAAGCTGTGGTGGCAGGTGCTGCGCTGGGTCACCCCGCTGGGCATCCTGGTGGTGTTCCTGCACACCCTCGGCCTGTTCGGCTGA
- the pqqF gene encoding pyrroloquinoline quinone biosynthesis protein PqqF, which translates to MPEMPAPRPVRRRLANGLEVLLLSRAEAPRAAISLRVAAGSHDEPAAYPGLAHFLEHLVFLGSAGFAPEQGLMAYVQACGGQVNASTQARHTDYFCEVPADRLDGALARMLDMLARPLLEPAAQRREREVLHAEFLARGQDADTLLDAALGQALPAGHRAAAFLAGNRATLTLDSDAFQQALRAFHRRFYQAGQLSLVLVGPQSCAELLALVQCHADDLPAAARQVQAPPPTLLPLREQHLRMSLRGSRPSLQLAFALELPSRVPIAAFNEALALLQSGLSTRSAGSLCARLEEAALCRGLEVRLVYRHLGQALLLLNFAHVDPVGPAQASIAAALQDWLAFLASAADWGALAATRGALEARQLQALGPLALARHWQECLSVGREPGASASAEGLQAARTLLLQMRNPERAISLCVGPAEAPAWPGAGFPLHMSRTAPVAAVPPRAWNWRLPAANPLLGPVAAAPVVLGMTAALDWFAAPRGAGRAAFHGLLRFAEPPPLAQLLAYGQARLRTVQVDAQEVGAMLRLAVEGDGLQLSLEGPADLLPRLLAQVLARLGTAPAAAWPAPGAADATQMPLRQLLGRLPELFAAPGPEPARAGCTDWPGLFRRAHLEGLGVGLAAGERQAIARLFARTACLPPTEPLARPAPGRYWRDAAIDAPEAALLLFCPQPAADAASEAGWRLLAQLYQGPFFARLRGELQLGYALFCGFRQVEGRRGILFAVQSPKASTTQLLGHIEAFLAAQGERLAWLAEQELRVACGELARQLGEQAASVPGRAELRWQQHLAGLPQAHGEAVRQALNGFESDELQRCHRALCQARGGWRVLAGGAPPA; encoded by the coding sequence ATGCCTGAGATGCCTGCGCCACGGCCCGTGCGCCGGCGCCTGGCCAATGGCCTGGAAGTGCTGCTGCTGAGCCGGGCGGAGGCGCCCCGGGCGGCGATCAGCCTGCGGGTCGCCGCCGGCAGCCACGACGAGCCCGCCGCCTATCCCGGCTTGGCGCACTTTCTCGAACACCTGGTGTTCCTCGGCAGCGCGGGGTTCGCCCCCGAGCAGGGGCTGATGGCCTATGTGCAGGCCTGTGGCGGTCAGGTCAATGCCTCGACCCAGGCGCGCCACACCGACTACTTCTGCGAGGTCCCGGCCGACCGGCTCGACGGCGCCCTGGCGCGCATGCTCGACATGCTGGCCAGGCCGCTGCTCGAGCCGGCCGCGCAACGGCGCGAGCGCGAGGTGCTGCACGCGGAGTTCCTGGCCCGCGGCCAGGATGCCGACACCCTGCTGGACGCCGCACTGGGCCAGGCGCTGCCGGCAGGGCATCGGGCCGCGGCCTTCCTCGCCGGCAACCGCGCGACCCTGACGCTCGACAGCGACGCCTTCCAGCAGGCGTTGCGGGCCTTCCACCGGCGTTTCTACCAGGCCGGACAGCTATCCCTGGTGCTGGTCGGGCCGCAGTCCTGCGCCGAACTCCTCGCCCTGGTCCAGTGTCATGCCGACGACCTGCCGGCGGCGGCACGCCAGGTGCAAGCGCCGCCGCCCACGCTGCTGCCCCTGCGCGAGCAACACCTGCGCATGAGCCTGCGCGGCAGCCGGCCGAGCCTGCAGTTGGCTTTTGCCCTGGAGCTGCCGTCGCGGGTCCCGATCGCGGCGTTCAACGAAGCCTTGGCGCTGCTGCAGAGCGGCCTGTCGACCCGCTCGGCGGGGAGTCTGTGTGCCAGGCTGGAGGAGGCGGCGTTGTGTCGTGGCCTGGAGGTGCGCCTGGTCTACCGCCATCTCGGCCAGGCCCTACTGCTGCTGAACTTTGCCCACGTCGATCCGGTTGGCCCGGCCCAGGCGAGCATCGCCGCGGCCCTGCAGGACTGGCTGGCGTTTCTGGCGTCGGCGGCCGACTGGGGGGCGCTGGCCGCGACTCGAGGGGCGCTCGAGGCGCGCCAGTTGCAGGCCCTCGGCCCCTTGGCGTTGGCGCGCCACTGGCAGGAATGCCTGAGCGTGGGGCGGGAACCCGGGGCAAGCGCTAGTGCCGAGGGCCTGCAGGCGGCCCGGACGCTACTGCTGCAGATGCGCAACCCGGAGCGGGCGATCAGCCTGTGCGTCGGCCCGGCCGAGGCACCGGCCTGGCCCGGCGCGGGGTTCCCCCTGCATATGAGCCGGACGGCGCCAGTGGCCGCTGTGCCGCCCCGCGCCTGGAACTGGCGACTGCCGGCCGCCAATCCCTTGCTCGGCCCTGTGGCGGCGGCGCCGGTTGTGCTGGGGATGACGGCCGCCCTGGACTGGTTCGCCGCTCCCCGCGGCGCGGGCCGGGCCGCCTTCCATGGCCTGTTGCGCTTCGCCGAGCCGCCACCCCTGGCCCAGCTGCTGGCCTACGGCCAGGCGAGGCTGCGTACGGTGCAGGTCGATGCGCAAGAGGTCGGAGCCATGCTGCGCCTGGCGGTCGAGGGCGACGGCCTGCAGCTGTCCCTGGAGGGGCCGGCGGATCTGCTGCCCAGGCTGCTGGCGCAGGTGCTGGCCCGCCTGGGCACGGCGCCAGCGGCGGCCTGGCCTGCGCCTGGGGCGGCCGATGCGACGCAGATGCCGCTGCGCCAGCTGCTCGGGCGCCTGCCCGAACTCTTCGCCGCGCCGGGCCCCGAGCCGGCGCGTGCGGGTTGCACAGACTGGCCGGGCCTGTTCCGCCGGGCCCATCTCGAAGGCCTGGGAGTGGGCCTGGCCGCGGGCGAGCGGCAGGCGATCGCCCGCCTGTTCGCCCGGACTGCCTGCCTGCCGCCGACCGAGCCCCTGGCCCGGCCGGCGCCGGGACGCTACTGGCGCGACGCGGCCATCGACGCGCCGGAGGCGGCGCTGCTGCTGTTCTGCCCACAGCCTGCGGCCGATGCCGCCAGCGAAGCGGGCTGGCGCCTGCTGGCGCAGCTCTACCAGGGACCCTTCTTCGCCCGCCTGCGCGGCGAGCTGCAGCTGGGCTACGCCCTGTTCTGCGGCTTCCGTCAGGTCGAGGGGCGCCGCGGCATCCTCTTCGCGGTGCAGTCGCCCAAGGCCTCGACGACGCAGCTGCTCGGGCATATCGAGGCCTTCCTGGCGGCGCAAGGCGAACGCCTGGCGTGGCTGGCGGAGCAGGAGCTGCGTGTCGCCTGCGGCGAGCTGGCGCGCCAGTTGGGCGAGCAGGCGGCGAGCGTGCCGGGGCGGGCCGAGCTGCGCTGGCAACAGCATCTGGCCGGATTGCCGCAGGCCCATGGCGAGGCCGTGCGGCAGGCGCTGAACGGCTTCGAGTCGGACGAGCTGCAGCGCTGCCATCGTGCCCTGTGCCAGGCCCGGGGCGGCTGGCGGGTGCTGGCCGGCGGCGCGCCGCCGGCCTGA
- a CDS encoding porin, which translates to MHNNKIATPRFLPLALTAAVALATAQQAAAEIVLYDQDDTTFSTDGYINAFYVNSDVDREGELNDRRQARVKMGFLPNWIGFNFGKQIDDLKLGGRSSFWVTINDSETNGTATAIDVRQFYGTVASPEWGEVLVGKDFGLFSRSNIFLDEMLAGYGNVSDTLGLVDGTGVSFGNIGTGYPYPFPTSQITYRNNNLAEGLRFAVGIMDPVDTNDDSAVGRAYQEEPRFESEISYQFELGGATLYSWLNGAYQTSDNTDSSVDSVTSQGVGYGVQAKMGGVSLTASGFQAEGINPFFTNNAGEPTLREIDSDGYLLQGSYTFGKNRVALSYGKTEDDGNGLGSAADYETRGIAYFRTINDNLKLVAEYNQYQIDAAAGSGLGEDTDTFAVGAVLSW; encoded by the coding sequence ATGCACAACAACAAGATCGCCACCCCCCGGTTCCTGCCCCTGGCCCTGACCGCCGCCGTCGCCCTGGCCACTGCCCAGCAGGCCGCCGCCGAGATCGTCCTGTACGACCAGGACGACACCACCTTCTCCACCGACGGCTATATCAACGCCTTCTACGTCAACAGCGACGTCGACCGCGAGGGCGAGCTGAACGACCGCCGCCAGGCACGGGTGAAGATGGGCTTTCTGCCCAACTGGATCGGCTTCAACTTCGGCAAGCAGATCGACGACCTCAAGCTCGGCGGCCGTTCATCCTTCTGGGTGACCATCAACGACAGCGAGACCAACGGCACCGCCACCGCCATCGACGTGCGCCAGTTCTATGGCACGGTGGCCAGCCCGGAGTGGGGCGAGGTGCTGGTGGGCAAGGACTTCGGCCTGTTTTCCCGTTCCAACATCTTCCTCGACGAGATGCTCGCCGGTTACGGCAACGTCAGCGACACCCTGGGCCTGGTCGACGGCACCGGCGTGTCCTTCGGCAACATCGGCACCGGCTACCCCTATCCCTTCCCGACCTCGCAGATCACCTACCGCAACAACAACCTGGCCGAGGGCCTGCGTTTCGCGGTCGGCATCATGGACCCGGTGGACACCAACGACGACAGCGCCGTCGGCCGCGCCTACCAGGAAGAGCCGCGCTTCGAGTCCGAGATCAGCTACCAGTTCGAGCTGGGCGGGGCGACCCTCTACTCCTGGCTCAACGGCGCCTACCAGACCTCGGACAACACCGACAGCAGCGTCGACTCGGTGACCTCCCAGGGCGTCGGCTACGGCGTGCAGGCCAAGATGGGCGGCGTCTCGCTGACCGCCTCGGGCTTCCAGGCCGAGGGCATCAACCCCTTCTTCACCAACAATGCCGGCGAGCCGACCCTGCGCGAGATCGACAGCGACGGCTACCTGCTGCAGGGCTCCTATACCTTCGGCAAGAACCGCGTGGCGCTGTCCTACGGCAAGACCGAGGACGACGGCAACGGCCTGGGCAGCGCCGCCGACTACGAGACCCGCGGCATCGCCTACTTCCGCACCATCAACGACAACCTCAAGCTGGTCGCCGAATACAACCAGTATCAGATCGACGCCGCCGCCGGCAGCGGCCTGGGCGAAGACACCGACACCTTCGCCGTGGGTGCCGTGCTGAGCTGGTAA
- the nosP gene encoding nitric oxide-sensing protein NosP — protein MRQELTEGVVTAMSAARDVELVAQELARQLIHPHLGFVLFFCSAEYDLQGLGEALEQHFGGIGLVGCTSAGEITPQGYGRGCVSAVGFDHRSFSVASALIDEMERFSLIDAQQLVERLVGDCRHNELAPIKGHSFALTLLDGLSSREEVVLGALSAAFGSIPHFGGSAGDDNHLTHTHVYYGGQFHTGAAVVVLFNTWLDFEVFSTHHIEPRADKLVVTRADSARRRVHELNAAPAALEYARLIGVAVADLDMRLFAAHPLAVRIGGQYYVRSIQRVNEDLSLSFYCAVENGIVLTAMRPGPLLANLEGLFDGLRRRLGPLLLTIGCDCFLRRLEIEAEGGVDPVAALLRQQRVIGFNTYGEQFNGMHINQTFTGVAIGRPGRGG, from the coding sequence ATGCGGCAGGAGCTGACAGAAGGCGTGGTCACCGCGATGTCGGCGGCCCGGGACGTGGAGCTGGTGGCCCAGGAGCTGGCGCGCCAGCTGATCCATCCGCACCTGGGTTTCGTGCTGTTCTTCTGCTCCGCCGAATACGACCTGCAGGGCCTCGGCGAGGCGCTGGAACAGCACTTTGGCGGCATCGGCCTGGTCGGCTGCACCAGCGCCGGCGAGATCACCCCCCAGGGCTACGGCCGCGGTTGCGTCAGCGCGGTGGGCTTCGACCACCGCAGCTTCTCGGTCGCCAGCGCGCTGATCGACGAGATGGAACGCTTCAGCCTGATCGACGCCCAGCAACTGGTCGAGCGCCTGGTCGGCGACTGCCGGCACAACGAACTGGCGCCGATCAAGGGCCACAGTTTCGCCCTGACCCTGCTCGATGGCCTGTCCAGCCGCGAGGAGGTGGTGCTCGGCGCGCTCAGCGCCGCCTTCGGCAGCATCCCTCACTTCGGCGGCTCGGCCGGCGACGACAACCACCTGACCCATACCCACGTCTACTACGGCGGCCAGTTCCACACCGGCGCGGCGGTGGTGGTGCTGTTCAACACCTGGCTGGACTTCGAGGTGTTCAGCACCCACCACATCGAGCCGCGCGCCGACAAGCTGGTGGTCACCCGGGCCGACAGCGCCCGCCGCCGGGTGCACGAGCTCAATGCCGCGCCCGCCGCCCTGGAATACGCGCGGCTGATCGGCGTGGCCGTGGCCGACCTGGACATGCGCCTGTTCGCCGCCCATCCGCTGGCCGTGCGCATCGGCGGCCAGTACTACGTGCGCTCGATCCAGCGGGTCAACGAGGACCTCAGCCTGAGCTTCTACTGCGCGGTGGAGAACGGCATCGTCCTCACCGCCATGCGCCCGGGACCGCTGCTGGCCAACCTCGAAGGGCTGTTCGACGGCCTGCGCCGGCGCCTCGGCCCGCTGCTGCTGACCATCGGCTGCGACTGCTTCCTGCGCCGCCTGGAGATCGAGGCCGAGGGTGGCGTCGACCCCGTCGCCGCCTTGCTGCGCCAGCAGCGGGTCATAGGCTTCAACACCTACGGAGAGCAGTTCAATGGCATGCACATCAACCAGACCTTCACCGGAGTCGCCATCGGCCGCCCCGGCCGGGGCGGATGA
- the nahK gene encoding hybrid sensor histidine kinase/response regulator NahK/ErcS', translating into MACTSTRPSPESPSAAPAGADDAALLERCRALEEDNRKLRRINEALIERVESINSRGDDAYAAFQHSVVLAEQVRERTDALNQAMAELKSSNQLLSDARLRAETAHQHLIDAIESISDAFVLFDREQRIVLFNSRFKALWAGSRVRIGSGLRLAEIKRLSRSTGLVVEEQRGHRDEHLLYRLRDGRWVQVSERPTREGGLVILYTDITEVKQSETQRREQALAQKSRLLQRAVDNLSQGMAMVNAEGQLELWNHRFLDLCGLAPISAHRPFAEVMADSELALLTPDSRDAAGQPIEELELRLFDGRMLEVRTHALPTGGFVNTFTDITERYRHAEALSESERWIRLITDHVPALIAYLNADLVYDFTNKVYEEWYCWPRGAMLGQSLRQVHSEEHCRRLEPYIERALSGESVTFEVAETNHLGQERYMLRSYVPNRQASGEVTGIFVLIRDITERRRTAEALHQAYQHLEQRVRERTAELTGLNSQLRREIDERTQMEGRLREAKGEAERANLSKTKFLAAVSHDLLQPLNAARLFTGALLEKPQPDDSLALVRNVSNSLEDVESLLGTLVDISKLDAGVIKADIAPFAVSELLENLAAEYHQIAGSEGLRLDYLPSSALVRSDIQLLARILRNLLSNAIRYTRHGRILLGCRRRRQSLSIEVWDTGIGIAADKLGEIFQEFKRGDAGQRKQDRGLGLGLAIVEKIAGMLGHRIRVASRPGQGSMFAIEVPLTTRAPRARVIHDTPDLLLERLRGSRIWVLDNDAAICAGMRTLLETWGCQVVTALSEEDLARQVDNYHADADLLIADYHLDDERNGVDAVALINARRSTPLPALMITANYSNELKQQMRELGHTLMHKPVRPMKLKTAISHLLERGGQGV; encoded by the coding sequence ATGGCATGCACATCAACCAGACCTTCACCGGAGTCGCCATCGGCCGCCCCGGCCGGGGCGGATGACGCCGCACTGCTCGAGCGCTGCCGCGCGCTGGAGGAGGACAACCGCAAGCTCAGGCGCATCAACGAGGCGCTGATCGAGCGGGTCGAGTCGATCAACTCCCGCGGCGACGATGCCTACGCCGCCTTCCAGCACTCGGTGGTGCTGGCCGAGCAGGTGCGCGAGCGCACCGACGCGCTGAACCAGGCCATGGCCGAGCTCAAGTCCAGCAACCAGCTACTCAGCGACGCCCGGCTGCGCGCGGAGACCGCCCACCAGCACCTGATCGACGCCATCGAGAGCATCTCCGACGCCTTCGTGCTGTTCGACCGCGAGCAGCGCATCGTGCTGTTCAACAGCCGTTTCAAGGCGCTCTGGGCCGGCAGCCGGGTGCGCATCGGCAGCGGCCTGCGCCTGGCCGAGATCAAGCGCCTGAGCCGCAGCACCGGGCTGGTGGTCGAGGAGCAGCGCGGTCACCGCGACGAGCACCTGCTCTATCGCCTGCGCGACGGCCGCTGGGTGCAGGTCAGCGAGCGGCCGACCCGCGAGGGCGGGCTGGTGATCCTCTACACCGACATCACCGAGGTCAAGCAGAGCGAGACCCAGCGCCGTGAGCAGGCCCTGGCGCAGAAGTCGCGCCTGCTGCAGCGCGCGGTGGACAACCTGTCCCAGGGCATGGCCATGGTCAATGCCGAGGGCCAGCTGGAGTTGTGGAACCACCGCTTCCTCGACCTCTGCGGCCTGGCGCCGATCAGCGCGCACCGGCCGTTCGCCGAGGTGATGGCCGACAGCGAACTGGCCCTGCTCACCCCGGACAGCCGCGACGCCGCCGGCCAGCCGATCGAGGAGCTGGAGCTGCGCCTGTTCGACGGCCGCATGCTGGAGGTGCGCACCCATGCGCTGCCCACCGGCGGCTTCGTCAACACCTTCACCGACATCACCGAGCGCTACCGCCACGCCGAGGCGCTGAGCGAGAGCGAGCGCTGGATCCGCCTGATCACCGACCACGTGCCGGCGCTGATCGCCTACCTCAATGCCGACCTGGTCTACGACTTCACCAACAAGGTCTACGAGGAGTGGTACTGCTGGCCCCGCGGCGCCATGCTCGGCCAGAGCCTGCGCCAGGTGCACAGCGAGGAACACTGCCGGCGCCTGGAGCCCTATATCGAGCGGGCGCTGTCCGGCGAGAGCGTGACTTTCGAGGTGGCCGAGACCAACCACCTCGGCCAGGAGCGCTACATGCTGCGCTCCTACGTGCCGAATCGCCAGGCCAGCGGCGAGGTCACCGGGATCTTCGTGCTGATCCGCGACATCACCGAGCGCCGGCGCACCGCCGAGGCCCTGCACCAGGCCTACCAGCACCTGGAGCAGCGGGTGCGCGAGCGCACCGCCGAGCTGACCGGGCTGAACAGCCAGCTGCGCCGCGAGATCGACGAGCGCACCCAGATGGAGGGGCGCCTGCGCGAGGCCAAGGGCGAGGCCGAGCGGGCCAACCTGTCCAAGACCAAGTTCCTCGCCGCGGTCAGCCACGACCTGCTGCAGCCGCTCAACGCCGCGCGGCTGTTCACCGGCGCGCTGCTGGAGAAGCCGCAGCCGGACGACAGCCTGGCCCTGGTGCGCAACGTCAGCAACTCCCTGGAGGACGTCGAGAGCCTGCTCGGCACCCTGGTCGATATCTCCAAGCTGGACGCCGGGGTGATCAAGGCGGACATCGCCCCCTTCGCCGTCAGCGAGCTGCTGGAGAACCTCGCCGCCGAATACCACCAGATCGCCGGCAGCGAAGGCCTGCGCCTGGATTACCTGCCCAGCTCGGCGCTGGTGCGCAGCGATATCCAGCTGCTGGCGCGGATCCTGCGCAACCTGCTGAGTAACGCCATCCGCTACACCCGCCACGGGCGCATCCTGCTCGGCTGCCGTCGGCGGCGACAGAGCCTGTCGATCGAGGTGTGGGATACCGGTATCGGCATCGCCGCGGACAAGCTCGGCGAGATCTTCCAGGAGTTCAAGCGCGGCGACGCCGGCCAGCGCAAGCAGGACCGCGGCCTGGGCCTGGGCCTGGCCATAGTGGAGAAGATCGCCGGCATGCTCGGCCACCGCATCCGCGTGGCCTCGCGCCCGGGCCAGGGCTCGATGTTCGCCATCGAGGTGCCGCTGACCACCCGCGCGCCGCGGGCGCGGGTGATCCACGACACCCCGGACCTGCTGCTCGAGCGCCTGCGCGGCTCGCGCATCTGGGTGCTGGACAACGACGCGGCGATCTGCGCCGGCATGCGCACCCTGCTGGAGACCTGGGGCTGCCAGGTGGTCACCGCCCTGAGCGAGGAGGACCTGGCGCGCCAGGTCGACAACTACCACGCCGACGCCGACCTGCTGATCGCCGACTACCACCTGGACGACGAGCGCAACGGCGTCGACGCCGTCGCCCTGATCAACGCGCGGCGCAGCACGCCGCTGCCGGCGCTGATGATCACCGCCAACTACAGCAACGAGCTCAAGCAGCAGATGCGCGAGCTGGGGCATACCCTGATGCACAAGCCGGTGCGGCCGATGAAGCTGAAGACGGCGATCAGCCATCTGCTGGAGCGGGGCGGGCAGGGGGTATAG
- a CDS encoding response regulator transcription factor: MYKILIADDHPLFREAIHNVISDGFPGSSIMETADLDSALALTLEHDDLDLILLDLNMPGMHGLNGLMQLRNEAPTIPVVIVSAEQDKQVVLQAITYGAVGFITKSSPRAQMTEAIAQILDGNVYLPPDIIRSQGNTSRRSHPENPGISAELLNALTRKQLLVLERMTKGESNKQIAYSLDIAETTVKAHVSAILRKLNVHNRVQAILSAGDIDFAAYLRR, translated from the coding sequence ATGTACAAGATCCTGATTGCCGACGACCACCCGCTGTTTCGCGAAGCCATCCACAACGTCATCAGCGACGGCTTCCCCGGCAGCAGCATCATGGAGACCGCCGACCTGGACAGCGCCCTGGCGCTGACCCTGGAACACGACGACCTCGACCTGATCCTGCTCGACCTGAACATGCCCGGCATGCACGGTCTCAACGGCCTGATGCAGCTGCGCAACGAGGCGCCGACCATCCCGGTTGTGATCGTCTCGGCCGAGCAGGACAAGCAGGTGGTGCTGCAGGCCATCACCTACGGCGCGGTGGGCTTCATCACCAAGTCCTCGCCGCGGGCGCAGATGACCGAGGCCATCGCGCAGATCCTCGACGGCAACGTCTACCTGCCGCCGGACATCATCCGCAGCCAGGGCAATACGTCGCGGCGCAGCCACCCAGAGAACCCGGGCATCTCCGCCGAACTGCTCAACGCCCTGACCCGCAAGCAGCTGCTGGTGCTCGAGCGCATGACCAAGGGCGAGTCGAACAAGCAGATCGCCTACAGCCTGGATATCGCCGAGACCACGGTCAAAGCCCATGTCTCGGCGATCCTGCGCAAGCTCAACGTGCACAACAGGGTGCAGGCGATTCTCTCGGCCGGGGATATCGATTTCGCCGCCTACCTGCGCCGGTAG
- a CDS encoding PQQ-dependent catabolism-associated CXXCW motif protein, whose amino-acid sequence MNTCVPTGRPARLISGLLGLLLIPLAQAEPALFSAEGYRLGQYRSPTPATAEHARTLDTVALQRLLAEQPHTALIDTYRRQWLNGRFIEDEVHANLPGSLWLANTGDGQLDDRWQAYFSHHLREASGGDKGWPLVFYCRSDCWLSWNAVKRAHRLGYGNLYWYRDGIDAWEQAGLPLLPAQPAPLP is encoded by the coding sequence ATGAACACTTGCGTGCCCACGGGGCGACCTGCCCGACTCATCAGCGGACTGCTCGGCCTGCTGCTCATCCCCCTCGCCCAGGCCGAGCCGGCGCTGTTCTCCGCCGAGGGCTACCGCCTCGGCCAGTACCGCAGCCCGACCCCGGCCACTGCCGAACACGCCCGCACCCTGGATACCGTGGCGCTGCAGCGGCTGCTGGCCGAGCAACCGCACACCGCGCTGATCGACACCTACCGCCGCCAGTGGCTCAACGGCCGGTTCATCGAGGACGAGGTACACGCCAACCTGCCCGGCAGCCTGTGGCTGGCCAACACCGGCGACGGCCAACTCGATGACCGCTGGCAGGCCTACTTCAGCCACCACCTGCGCGAGGCCAGCGGCGGCGACAAGGGCTGGCCCCTGGTGTTCTACTGCCGCTCGGACTGCTGGTTGAGCTGGAACGCGGTCAAGCGCGCCCATCGCCTGGGCTATGGCAACCTCTACTGGTACCGCGACGGCATCGACGCCTGGGAACAGGCCGGCCTGCCCCTGCTGCCGGCGCAACCGGCGCCACTGCCCTGA